From a single Nicotiana tabacum cultivar K326 chromosome 8, ASM71507v2, whole genome shotgun sequence genomic region:
- the LOC107817980 gene encoding phospholipase A1-Ibeta2, chloroplastic-like isoform X2, with amino-acid sequence MATCVNTQTVKTLSSSTKMTKKHISNLEKLLQKQSHTNPSVVDSNPVVQESGNNGLLENRGRNLLEGLNLASIWPEMKAAEEMSPRRLNRLKRLLSSKSMQYSPRNNICSRWKEYHGSNNWLGLLDPLDENLRRELVRYGEFIQAAYHCFHSNPATSAEEGPLSARHVALPDRSYKVTKNLYATSSIGLPTWVDDVAPDLGWMTQRSSWIGYVAVCEDRNEIQRMGRRDIVIALRGTATCLEWAENFRALLVEQNDDLAKEQSKVECGFLSLYKTGGEHVPSLAESVVNEVQRLIEQYKGEPLSITVTGHSLGAALALLVADDVSTCAPNAPPVAVFSFGGPRVGNRVFADRLNANNVKVLRIVNNQDVITRVPGMFVSEELDKKLRKSGAGRMLEMLDCRMPWAYSHVGTEFRVDTRMSPFLKPDADVACCHDLEAYLHLVDGFLASDCPFRPNAKRSLVRLLKDQRSNFKRLYTSKGKDLSINLDREHNFARSSCLPSPSS; translated from the coding sequence ATGGCTACTTGTGTAAATACACAAACTGTAAAAACACTCTCATCATCCACAAAGATGACCAAAAAACACATTTCCAATCTTGAAAAGCTTCTTCAAAAGCAATCTCATACAAACCCATCAGTAGTTGATTCGAATCCCGTGGTTCAAGAATCCGGTAATAATGGGTTATTAGAAAACAGAGGAAGAAATTTGTTGGAAGGGCTAAATTTGGCTAGTATTTGGCCTGAGATGAAAGCTGCTGAGGAAATGTCGCCAAGGCGTTTGAACAGATTAAAAAGACTCTTATCTTCCAAATCAATGCAATATTCTCCTAGGAACAATATTTGTAGCCGGTGGAAGGAATACCACGGCAGCAATAACTGGTTGGGTCTACTTGATCCGTTAGATGAGAATCTACGGCGTGAATTGGTTCGATATGGGGAGTTCATTCAGGCAGCTTATCATTGTTTCCACTCCAACCCTGCCACGTCAGCAGAGGAGGGACCATTGTCCGCAAGACACGTGGCATTGCCCGACAGGTCGTATAAGGTGACCAAGAACCTCTATGCAACTTCATCCATCGGGTTGCCTACGTGGGTGGATGACGTGGCACCTGATCTTGGATGGATGACCCAAAGGTCTAGTTGGATTGGATATGTGGCAGTGTGCGAGGACAGGAATGAGATTCAACGAATGGGAAGGAGGGATATTGTAATTGCGTTACGAGGTACTGCCACGTGTTTAGAATGGGCAGAGAATTTTCGTGCCTTGCTAGTAGAACAAAATGACGATTTAGCTAAAGAACAATCTAAAGTGGAATGTGGATTCTTGAGTTTGTATAAAACAGGTGGAGAACATGTCCCAAGTTTAGCTGAATCAGTTGTTAACGAAGTACAAAGACTAATTGAACAGTATAAAGGTGAGCCTTTAAGCATCACTGTCACAGGGCACAGTCTTGGTGCAGCTTTAGCTCTTTTAGTAGCAGATGATGTAAGTACATGTGCACCAAATGCACCACCAGTGGCTGTTTTTTCATTTGGAGGCCCTCGCGTAGGAAATCGGGTTTTTGCGGATCGTCTTAACGCGAACAATGTTAAAGTGTTACGTATTGTGAACAATCAAGACGTAATCACCAGGGTTCCAGGCATGTTTGTGAGCGAAGAGCTAGACAAAAAACTTAGAAAATCAGGAGCAGGTCGCATGCTAGAGATGTTAGATTGTAGGATGCCGTGGGCGTATTCACACGTTGGTACTGAATTCAGAGTTGACACGAGAATGTCGCCATTTTTGAAGCCTGACGCAGATGTTGCATGTTGCCATGACTTGGAGGCATATTTACATTTGGTGGATGGATTTTTAGCATCTGATTGTCCGTTTAGACCTAATGCTAAGAGAAGTCTTGTGAGGTTGTTAAAAGACCAACGGTCTAACTTCAAAAGACTTTATACTAGTAAGGGAAAGGACTTGAGCATTAATCTTGATAGAGAACATAATTTTGCTAGGAGTAGTTGCTTGCCTAGTCCATCGTCTTGA
- the LOC107817980 gene encoding phospholipase A1-Ibeta2, chloroplastic-like isoform X1 — translation MQIGAALPATNLNLFQARVKCNGCSLNPSAMATCVNTQTVKTLSSSTKMTKKHISNLEKLLQKQSHTNPSVVDSNPVVQESGNNGLLENRGRNLLEGLNLASIWPEMKAAEEMSPRRLNRLKRLLSSKSMQYSPRNNICSRWKEYHGSNNWLGLLDPLDENLRRELVRYGEFIQAAYHCFHSNPATSAEEGPLSARHVALPDRSYKVTKNLYATSSIGLPTWVDDVAPDLGWMTQRSSWIGYVAVCEDRNEIQRMGRRDIVIALRGTATCLEWAENFRALLVEQNDDLAKEQSKVECGFLSLYKTGGEHVPSLAESVVNEVQRLIEQYKGEPLSITVTGHSLGAALALLVADDVSTCAPNAPPVAVFSFGGPRVGNRVFADRLNANNVKVLRIVNNQDVITRVPGMFVSEELDKKLRKSGAGRMLEMLDCRMPWAYSHVGTEFRVDTRMSPFLKPDADVACCHDLEAYLHLVDGFLASDCPFRPNAKRSLVRLLKDQRSNFKRLYTSKGKDLSINLDREHNFARSSCLPSPSS, via the coding sequence ATGCAGATCGGAGCAGCACTTCCGGCAACCAATTTGAATCTTTTTCAGGCAAGGGTAAAATGCAATGGATGTTCATTAAACCCTTCTGCAATGGCTACTTGTGTAAATACACAAACTGTAAAAACACTCTCATCATCCACAAAGATGACCAAAAAACACATTTCCAATCTTGAAAAGCTTCTTCAAAAGCAATCTCATACAAACCCATCAGTAGTTGATTCGAATCCCGTGGTTCAAGAATCCGGTAATAATGGGTTATTAGAAAACAGAGGAAGAAATTTGTTGGAAGGGCTAAATTTGGCTAGTATTTGGCCTGAGATGAAAGCTGCTGAGGAAATGTCGCCAAGGCGTTTGAACAGATTAAAAAGACTCTTATCTTCCAAATCAATGCAATATTCTCCTAGGAACAATATTTGTAGCCGGTGGAAGGAATACCACGGCAGCAATAACTGGTTGGGTCTACTTGATCCGTTAGATGAGAATCTACGGCGTGAATTGGTTCGATATGGGGAGTTCATTCAGGCAGCTTATCATTGTTTCCACTCCAACCCTGCCACGTCAGCAGAGGAGGGACCATTGTCCGCAAGACACGTGGCATTGCCCGACAGGTCGTATAAGGTGACCAAGAACCTCTATGCAACTTCATCCATCGGGTTGCCTACGTGGGTGGATGACGTGGCACCTGATCTTGGATGGATGACCCAAAGGTCTAGTTGGATTGGATATGTGGCAGTGTGCGAGGACAGGAATGAGATTCAACGAATGGGAAGGAGGGATATTGTAATTGCGTTACGAGGTACTGCCACGTGTTTAGAATGGGCAGAGAATTTTCGTGCCTTGCTAGTAGAACAAAATGACGATTTAGCTAAAGAACAATCTAAAGTGGAATGTGGATTCTTGAGTTTGTATAAAACAGGTGGAGAACATGTCCCAAGTTTAGCTGAATCAGTTGTTAACGAAGTACAAAGACTAATTGAACAGTATAAAGGTGAGCCTTTAAGCATCACTGTCACAGGGCACAGTCTTGGTGCAGCTTTAGCTCTTTTAGTAGCAGATGATGTAAGTACATGTGCACCAAATGCACCACCAGTGGCTGTTTTTTCATTTGGAGGCCCTCGCGTAGGAAATCGGGTTTTTGCGGATCGTCTTAACGCGAACAATGTTAAAGTGTTACGTATTGTGAACAATCAAGACGTAATCACCAGGGTTCCAGGCATGTTTGTGAGCGAAGAGCTAGACAAAAAACTTAGAAAATCAGGAGCAGGTCGCATGCTAGAGATGTTAGATTGTAGGATGCCGTGGGCGTATTCACACGTTGGTACTGAATTCAGAGTTGACACGAGAATGTCGCCATTTTTGAAGCCTGACGCAGATGTTGCATGTTGCCATGACTTGGAGGCATATTTACATTTGGTGGATGGATTTTTAGCATCTGATTGTCCGTTTAGACCTAATGCTAAGAGAAGTCTTGTGAGGTTGTTAAAAGACCAACGGTCTAACTTCAAAAGACTTTATACTAGTAAGGGAAAGGACTTGAGCATTAATCTTGATAGAGAACATAATTTTGCTAGGAGTAGTTGCTTGCCTAGTCCATCGTCTTGA